Proteins encoded together in one Terriglobus sp. TAA 43 window:
- the gltX gene encoding glutamate--tRNA ligase gives MTSEFINKATAPVRVRIAPSPTGDPHVGTAYIGLLNYLFAQQRGGKFILRIEDTDRTRFVSTSEQMIFDSLRWVGLQWDEGPDVGGPVGPYRQSERTEIYREFCQKLIDSGAAYRAFETPEELDEERKAQMAAKTAPKYNGPSRYYTKEQAEEAVALGKPYTVRLRVPNGEKGPGISSTTFRDELRGDITFDHHNVDDQVLLKSDGYPTYHLANVVDDHLMGITDVIRAEEWISSTPKHVLLYQAFGWELPRFWHMPLLRNIDKSKISKRKNPVSLIYYRQAGFLPQALLNYLGLMGGGMAQPTEQEIVSKGLDMKLSDIFSIEDMKQKFDFQRISLGGPVFDLVKLKWMNGEYLRKLSPDDFFTALRQTILSDDYIKAIAPLVQTRIETLGQFGDMTGFFFADNIMPTPELFVPKKRTLEDTLAFAADLLTALEGSDWTTEAIDAAVRGVLTAKEWSVKEGFMLLRAILTGSTASPPLLESLVVFGKARSLDRFRRFMEAQKKAAALANRGK, from the coding sequence ATGACTTCCGAATTCATCAATAAAGCGACGGCGCCCGTTCGCGTCCGTATCGCACCGTCACCCACGGGTGATCCGCACGTCGGCACGGCTTACATCGGCCTGCTCAACTACCTTTTCGCCCAGCAGCGTGGCGGCAAATTCATCCTCCGCATTGAGGACACCGACCGCACACGCTTCGTCTCCACCAGCGAGCAGATGATCTTCGACTCTCTCCGCTGGGTCGGCCTCCAGTGGGACGAGGGTCCGGATGTCGGCGGCCCCGTCGGCCCCTATCGCCAGAGCGAACGCACCGAAATCTATCGCGAGTTCTGCCAGAAGCTGATCGACAGTGGCGCAGCCTACCGCGCCTTCGAAACGCCGGAAGAGCTGGACGAAGAGCGCAAGGCCCAGATGGCCGCCAAGACCGCGCCCAAGTACAACGGCCCCAGCCGCTACTACACCAAGGAGCAGGCCGAAGAAGCCGTTGCCCTCGGCAAGCCATACACCGTGCGCCTCCGCGTACCCAACGGCGAAAAGGGCCCCGGCATCTCGTCGACCACCTTCCGCGATGAACTGCGCGGCGACATCACCTTCGACCACCACAACGTGGACGACCAGGTGCTGCTCAAATCCGACGGCTACCCCACCTATCACCTCGCCAACGTTGTTGACGACCACCTGATGGGCATCACCGACGTCATCCGCGCGGAAGAGTGGATCAGCTCCACGCCCAAGCACGTTCTGCTCTACCAGGCTTTCGGTTGGGAACTGCCGCGCTTCTGGCACATGCCGCTGCTGCGCAACATCGACAAGAGCAAGATCAGCAAGCGCAAGAACCCCGTCTCGCTCATCTACTATCGCCAGGCCGGCTTCCTGCCGCAGGCGCTCCTCAACTACCTCGGCCTCATGGGCGGCGGCATGGCGCAGCCCACCGAGCAGGAGATCGTCAGCAAGGGCCTCGACATGAAGCTCTCGGACATCTTCTCCATCGAGGACATGAAGCAGAAGTTCGACTTCCAGCGCATCTCGCTCGGCGGTCCGGTCTTCGATCTGGTCAAGCTCAAGTGGATGAACGGCGAATACCTCCGCAAGCTGTCGCCAGATGACTTCTTCACCGCACTGCGCCAGACCATCCTCAGCGACGACTACATCAAGGCCATCGCGCCGCTTGTGCAGACACGCATCGAGACCCTCGGCCAGTTCGGCGACATGACCGGCTTCTTCTTCGCGGACAACATCATGCCCACGCCGGAACTGTTCGTTCCTAAGAAGCGCACGCTGGAAGACACACTCGCCTTCGCCGCTGACCTGCTCACTGCACTCGAAGGCAGCGACTGGACCACCGAAGCCATCGACGCAGCCGTCCGCGGTGTTCTTACCGCAAAGGAATGGAGCGTCAAGGAAGGCTTCATGCTGCTACGCGCCATCCTCACCGGCAGCACGGCATCGCCGCCGTTGTTGGAATCGCTGGTCGTCTTCGGCAAGGCGCGTTCGCTCGATCGTTTCCGCCGCTTCATGGAAGCACAGAAGAAGGCCGCAGCATTGGCCAACCGCGGAAAATAA
- a CDS encoding DUF899 domain-containing protein — protein MTTNEQIAQMKKPAVVSADEWQNAWQEMLVKEKEHTRSRDALAAARRRMPWFAVEKEYVFEGPQGKASLLDLFDGRRQLVLYRAFYDSNVYGWPEHACVGCSMGADQVSNLLHLHARDTTLVYASRGSQENIATLKQRMGWNAIPWYTITDDFDKDFGVDEWHGHNVFFRDEHDSIFRTYWVNNRGDEAMGSVWSYLDLTPLGRQELWEDSPEGYPQTEPYKWWRWHDAYGKEDAKWSNVVDNATVLLNL, from the coding sequence GTGACAACGAATGAGCAGATTGCGCAGATGAAGAAGCCTGCCGTGGTTTCTGCAGATGAGTGGCAGAACGCATGGCAGGAGATGCTGGTGAAAGAGAAGGAGCACACTCGTTCGCGTGATGCTCTGGCTGCTGCACGGCGGCGGATGCCCTGGTTTGCGGTGGAGAAAGAGTACGTCTTCGAAGGGCCGCAGGGTAAGGCTTCGCTGCTGGACCTGTTCGATGGAAGACGGCAGCTTGTGTTGTATCGCGCGTTCTACGACTCGAACGTGTATGGCTGGCCGGAGCATGCTTGCGTTGGTTGTTCGATGGGCGCAGACCAGGTTTCGAACCTGTTGCACCTTCATGCACGCGACACCACACTGGTTTATGCGTCGCGTGGATCGCAGGAAAACATTGCCACGCTGAAGCAGCGCATGGGATGGAACGCGATTCCCTGGTACACCATCACCGACGACTTCGATAAGGACTTCGGCGTGGATGAGTGGCACGGGCATAACGTGTTCTTCCGCGATGAACACGACAGTATCTTCCGCACGTACTGGGTGAACAATCGTGGCGATGAAGCGATGGGCAGTGTGTGGAGCTATCTTGATCTGACACCGCTGGGGCGGCAGGAGCTTTGGGAAGATTCACCTGAAGGCTATCCGCAGACGGAACCGTACAAGTGGTGGCGTTGGCATGACGCTTACGGGAAAGAAGATGCGAAGTGGTCGAACGTTGTCGATAACGCGACCGTGCTTCTCAACCTCTAA
- a CDS encoding helix-turn-helix transcriptional regulator has translation MTRRSHSADVFSAIAEPRRREVVAVLADGEEYAVNEIVLRMKMAQPAVSKHLNALRKAGVVTVVKRGQHRMYRLDALALKPVHDWVREFERYWTHQVDQIKQRAEQKALERLIRIDKDKK, from the coding sequence ATGACACGGAGATCACATTCTGCGGATGTCTTCAGCGCCATCGCCGAGCCGCGGCGGCGAGAGGTTGTTGCGGTTCTTGCGGATGGCGAGGAGTATGCCGTCAATGAGATTGTGCTGCGGATGAAGATGGCTCAACCTGCCGTATCAAAGCACCTGAACGCCCTGCGCAAGGCTGGGGTGGTGACGGTGGTCAAACGTGGACAACATCGCATGTATCGCCTGGACGCGTTGGCGCTTAAACCGGTGCATGACTGGGTGCGGGAATTCGAACGTTACTGGACGCACCAGGTGGATCAGATCAAGCAGCGTGCCGAGCAGAAGGCGCTGGAGAGATTGATTCGTATCGACAAAGACAAGAAGTAA
- the ispD gene encoding 2-C-methyl-D-erythritol 4-phosphate cytidylyltransferase has product MVVHAILPAAGLGTRMAVPGASAKQFLSLGGVPILIHSVRAFADKANVSTVTVAVRQTEIDHVRAQLAQYGFGDKVRVVTGGETRQESVASALWSLDANDEDIVLVHDAVRPLIEPATIERTIEAIVKHGAAIVGMGAIDTIKLVERTADGAIITGTVPRERVVQAQTPQGARFVDLSRAFDEAEVDSFAGTDEASLLERAGITVAVVQGSSTNLKITQPGDLELAEFYLARR; this is encoded by the coding sequence ATGGTTGTTCACGCAATTCTTCCGGCGGCGGGGTTGGGCACGCGTATGGCTGTGCCTGGTGCCAGTGCCAAGCAGTTTCTTTCGCTCGGCGGTGTGCCGATCCTGATCCACAGCGTTCGCGCGTTTGCGGACAAGGCGAATGTATCCACTGTGACGGTTGCTGTGCGGCAGACCGAGATCGATCATGTTCGTGCGCAGCTTGCGCAATACGGCTTTGGCGACAAGGTTCGTGTGGTGACCGGAGGCGAGACGCGGCAGGAGTCCGTCGCTTCTGCTCTGTGGTCGCTGGATGCGAATGATGAAGACATTGTGCTGGTGCACGATGCGGTGCGACCGCTGATTGAGCCGGCTACGATCGAGCGCACGATTGAGGCGATCGTCAAACATGGTGCAGCGATTGTGGGCATGGGTGCAATCGACACGATCAAGCTGGTGGAACGCACCGCGGATGGCGCGATCATCACCGGTACCGTGCCGCGCGAACGCGTGGTGCAGGCGCAGACGCCGCAGGGTGCTCGCTTTGTTGATCTGTCGCGCGCGTTTGATGAGGCTGAAGTGGATAGCTTCGCGGGCACCGATGAGGCGAGTCTGCTGGAGCGTGCGGGCATCACGGTGGCCGTGGTGCAGGGTTCGTCGACGAACCTGAAAATTACGCAGCCAGGCGATCTGGAACTTGCAGAGTTTTATCTGGCTCGCAGGTAA
- a CDS encoding alpha/beta hydrolase — protein sequence MSRLRSARLLLLCLVVFTCLPMLRAQANTWQPSPGHTQIPIWPGKIPDALPAKGPERMETTTDPKYFIGGKPSSGIENVSRPTMTVYSPKGNNTGVAVVVFPGGGFMELAIDLEGTEVCDWLTTRGITCIVLKYRVPAPRSKPYWGAYPGSPIALDDAQRTMGLVRQHAAEWKINPHKIGVLGFSAGGHMVAAMSVHFDKRIYPRVDAADDLSCRPDFAVALYPGHLGFKEGTLELNPDIASHINAQTPPTFLLQNENDNVDSIWDALSYEAALIKAKVPVEFHSYAEGAHAFGLRPTKYPATAWPHLVEVWLHTIGMLN from the coding sequence ATGAGCCGTCTGCGTTCCGCGCGTCTGTTGCTCCTTTGCCTCGTCGTCTTCACATGCCTGCCCATGCTCAGGGCGCAGGCCAACACCTGGCAGCCATCTCCCGGCCACACACAAATTCCCATCTGGCCCGGCAAAATTCCCGACGCCCTGCCAGCCAAGGGTCCAGAGCGCATGGAGACCACGACTGACCCGAAGTACTTCATTGGTGGCAAGCCATCCAGCGGCATTGAAAACGTCTCGCGACCCACCATGACGGTCTACTCGCCCAAGGGAAACAACACCGGCGTTGCGGTAGTCGTATTCCCTGGCGGCGGCTTCATGGAACTCGCAATTGACTTGGAAGGTACAGAGGTCTGCGACTGGCTCACCACGCGCGGCATCACCTGCATCGTGTTAAAGTACCGCGTGCCAGCACCACGCTCCAAACCATACTGGGGTGCCTATCCCGGATCACCCATCGCATTGGACGATGCGCAACGCACCATGGGACTCGTTCGCCAACACGCTGCAGAATGGAAGATCAATCCACACAAGATCGGAGTGCTCGGCTTCTCTGCAGGCGGCCACATGGTTGCGGCAATGAGCGTTCACTTCGACAAACGCATCTATCCACGCGTAGACGCCGCAGACGACCTAAGCTGCCGCCCCGACTTCGCCGTTGCTTTATACCCCGGTCATCTCGGCTTCAAAGAAGGCACGCTGGAGCTGAACCCAGACATCGCAAGCCACATCAATGCGCAGACACCGCCCACGTTCCTTCTTCAAAACGAGAACGACAACGTGGACAGCATCTGGGACGCACTCAGCTACGAAGCCGCGCTCATCAAAGCCAAGGTGCCGGTCGAGTTCCATTCCTACGCGGAAGGCGCGCACGCCTTCGGTCTGCGCCCAACAAAGTATCCCGCAACGGCGTGGCCACACCTCGTCGAAGTGTGGCTGCACACCATCGGCATGTTGAACTAG
- the ispF gene encoding 2-C-methyl-D-erythritol 2,4-cyclodiphosphate synthase, protein MGMRIGYGFDSHAFKPGVPLVIGGLKIDHPEGLAGHSDGDLLLHAITDALLGAVSAGDIGTFFPPSDMRWKNADSTIFLETALEEIATAGYRIVNLDCVLIMMRPKLVPIAGEMRARVAELLHVSERDVSIKAKTPEGLPQEGTAVAHVTVLLESIAGLDEPKKLVAEIDDPTEVDVVVRTLMGEEEPHNMARLGRKPTFDTDDLT, encoded by the coding sequence ATGGGCATGAGGATTGGGTATGGCTTTGATTCGCACGCGTTCAAGCCAGGCGTACCGTTGGTGATTGGCGGCTTGAAGATTGACCACCCTGAGGGCCTCGCCGGCCATTCGGACGGCGATCTGCTGCTCCATGCCATCACCGACGCCCTGCTCGGAGCAGTCTCCGCAGGCGACATTGGCACCTTCTTCCCACCCAGCGACATGCGCTGGAAGAACGCCGACTCTACCATCTTCCTCGAAACGGCACTCGAAGAGATCGCCACCGCCGGCTACCGCATCGTCAACCTTGACTGCGTACTCATCATGATGCGCCCGAAACTCGTGCCCATCGCAGGCGAGATGCGTGCCCGCGTAGCCGAGCTGCTTCACGTCTCCGAACGCGATGTAAGCATCAAGGCCAAAACCCCCGAAGGCCTGCCGCAGGAAGGCACCGCCGTCGCTCACGTCACCGTTCTGCTCGAATCCATCGCAGGCCTCGACGAGCCAAAGAAGCTAGTCGCAGAAATCGACGACCCCACCGAAGTCGACGTAGTCGTTCGCACCCTCATGGGCGAAGAAGAGCCGCACAACATGGCGCGCCTGGGCCGCAAACCCACCTTCGACACCGACGACCTGACCTAA
- the holA gene encoding DNA polymerase III subunit delta — protein sequence MPPLRSFASTDRFLAQLGTAEMRPGYVLLGDETFLYERARQGVLEKLVPQDLRDFCLHDLELGSETTIFEALDLAQTPSLMAPFQVIFVRGLKTLYGRGAKKEEFAALDRYFQSPNPQALILFVADHLTLPTDLRRMEREDKDRYDRIKETLGDHCGIVELQKVEEGDAARWVIGTAEERSVKCDPEAARELVDALAVDMMIIRSELEKLLLYVSAPVRENNLDATHFGHITLGDVETMVLAAKQRSLYELTDALSQRDRPRALSLLHGLLHASDGGEDSAIGHLYMLARTYRQMLIIHEKNVRDSRAIWQVLWQGFRMPPFAADVLIQQARRYKSRREISRAMRLIARADIELRSGPVDKTLVLERLILDLATEPRNGVFAESAQFALEI from the coding sequence GTGCCGCCGTTACGTTCGTTTGCATCTACTGATCGCTTCCTCGCCCAACTCGGCACCGCTGAGATGCGGCCGGGCTACGTCCTTCTGGGCGATGAGACCTTCCTCTACGAACGCGCGCGCCAGGGCGTGCTTGAAAAGCTCGTCCCGCAGGACCTTCGCGACTTCTGCCTGCACGATCTCGAACTCGGCAGCGAAACCACCATCTTCGAAGCGCTCGACCTCGCACAGACGCCATCGCTCATGGCGCCCTTCCAGGTCATCTTCGTGCGTGGCTTGAAGACTCTCTACGGTCGCGGCGCAAAGAAGGAAGAGTTCGCCGCGCTCGATCGCTACTTCCAGTCGCCCAACCCGCAGGCGCTCATCCTCTTCGTAGCAGATCACCTCACACTGCCCACCGACCTTCGTCGCATGGAGCGCGAAGACAAGGACCGCTACGACCGCATCAAGGAAACGCTCGGCGACCACTGCGGCATCGTGGAACTGCAAAAAGTAGAAGAAGGCGATGCCGCACGCTGGGTCATTGGCACTGCGGAAGAGCGCAGCGTCAAATGCGACCCCGAAGCCGCACGCGAACTCGTCGACGCGCTCGCCGTCGACATGATGATCATCCGCAGCGAACTCGAAAAGCTGTTGCTCTACGTCAGCGCACCCGTCCGCGAAAACAATCTCGACGCCACACACTTCGGCCACATCACACTCGGCGACGTCGAGACCATGGTGCTCGCAGCCAAGCAGCGCTCGCTCTACGAACTCACCGACGCGCTCTCGCAACGCGACCGCCCTCGCGCACTCTCGTTGCTGCACGGCCTTCTGCACGCCAGCGACGGCGGCGAAGACTCCGCCATCGGCCATCTCTACATGCTCGCGCGCACCTATCGCCAGATGCTCATCATCCACGAGAAGAACGTGCGCGACTCACGCGCCATCTGGCAGGTTCTCTGGCAGGGCTTCCGCATGCCGCCCTTCGCTGCAGACGTTTTGATTCAGCAGGCACGCCGCTACAAATCGCGGCGCGAAATTTCGCGCGCCATGCGTCTCATCGCACGCGCCGACATCGAACTGCGCAGTGGCCCCGTCGACAAGACACTCGTTCTCGAGCGCCTCATCCTCGACCTCGCCACCGAACCACGCAACGGCGTCTTCGCTGAGTCCGCGCAGTTCGCACTGGAGATCTAA
- a CDS encoding HAD family phosphatase yields the protein MYEKPIHLVEGTFDAILFDCDGTLVESAPAWHLAITNALHPHSAPMPRDWYFARLGLSPADLMDDYEAAIGALNITRQEFFNRCTTGYGEAAHALEEVTIVADVARAWQGKVPMAVVTNAQRVAVNGALTATGLIKYFNTIVSIEDVRYGKPEPDIYLKAAELLNIAPARCLVLEDSNEGLTAAKRAGMQHIDIRDHWTPRWKRK from the coding sequence GTGTACGAAAAGCCGATCCATCTTGTAGAAGGCACCTTCGACGCCATTCTCTTTGACTGCGATGGCACACTCGTCGAATCAGCGCCCGCATGGCATCTCGCCATCACCAACGCGCTGCATCCACACTCCGCACCCATGCCGCGCGACTGGTATTTCGCACGTCTCGGCCTCTCTCCCGCCGATCTCATGGACGACTACGAAGCCGCCATCGGCGCACTCAACATCACGCGCCAGGAGTTCTTCAACCGCTGCACCACCGGCTACGGCGAAGCCGCACACGCGCTGGAAGAAGTCACCATCGTTGCAGACGTGGCACGCGCATGGCAGGGCAAAGTCCCCATGGCCGTTGTCACCAATGCACAACGAGTAGCCGTCAACGGCGCACTCACCGCCACCGGCCTCATCAAATACTTCAACACCATCGTCAGCATTGAAGACGTGAGATACGGCAAGCCCGAACCGGACATCTACCTCAAAGCCGCGGAGCTCCTTAACATCGCACCGGCCCGCTGCCTCGTCCTCGAAGACTCAAACGAAGGCCTAACAGCAGCCAAACGCGCAGGCATGCAACACATCGACATCCGCGACCACTGGACCCCGCGCTGGAAGCGTAAGTAA
- a CDS encoding Fpg/Nei family DNA glycosylase, which translates to MPEGDTIYRSARALAKVLEGKHVTRFDTGYAHLAAVHDDRPLVGRLIEKVEARGKWLLIYLSGDLILVTHMLMSGSWHIYRTGEKWWMPKKAMRVLLEVDGWQAVAFNVPVAEFHTAASLARKSSVPKLGPDILSDGYNADVGYAALKTRAASHPEDEIANVLLNQRVIAGLGNVYKSEVCFAARVHPFRLMKTISDDEMRQMADVAQRYMKANVMDGTGEGIVTYTGKRRTTHQTRREDRLWVYGRRGLECRRCGGVIEYRKQGSAVRSTYWCPECQPWVGDGTAVKGLDTPVRRVKMSC; encoded by the coding sequence ATGCCTGAAGGGGATACCATCTATCGGTCTGCGCGGGCGCTTGCGAAGGTGCTGGAGGGCAAGCATGTCACGCGGTTTGATACGGGGTATGCGCATCTGGCTGCGGTGCATGATGACCGGCCTTTGGTTGGGCGTTTGATTGAGAAGGTGGAGGCGCGGGGGAAGTGGCTGCTGATTTATCTCTCTGGCGATCTGATTCTTGTAACGCACATGTTGATGAGCGGTTCGTGGCACATTTATCGCACCGGTGAGAAGTGGTGGATGCCGAAGAAGGCGATGCGTGTGTTGCTTGAGGTGGATGGGTGGCAGGCGGTTGCTTTCAATGTGCCGGTTGCGGAGTTTCATACAGCGGCTTCGCTTGCTCGTAAGTCGAGTGTGCCAAAGCTTGGGCCGGATATTTTGTCTGACGGGTATAACGCGGATGTTGGTTATGCCGCGTTGAAGACGCGTGCGGCTTCGCATCCTGAGGATGAGATTGCGAATGTGTTGTTGAATCAGCGCGTGATTGCTGGGCTGGGGAATGTCTATAAGAGTGAGGTTTGTTTTGCTGCGCGGGTGCATCCGTTTCGTTTGATGAAGACGATCAGCGATGACGAGATGCGGCAGATGGCCGATGTTGCGCAGCGGTATATGAAGGCGAATGTGATGGATGGTACGGGTGAGGGGATTGTGACCTATACCGGGAAGCGTCGGACGACGCACCAGACTCGCAGGGAAGATCGGCTTTGGGTGTATGGGCGGCGCGGGTTGGAGTGTCGCCGTTGCGGTGGAGTAATTGAGTATCGCAAGCAGGGGAGTGCTGTGCGGTCTACTTACTGGTGTCCGGAGTGTCAGCCCTGGGTTGGGGATGGGACTGCTGTGAAGGGATTGGATACGCCTGTGCGGCGAGTGAAGATGAGTTGTTAA
- the lptE gene encoding LPS assembly lipoprotein LptE, translating into MLRPFLHKSALALTMFVGAASLTGCGYHVAGSATHVPANVRTLAVPIFKTNVLQYRTEVALTDATIRELNTRTKYRITSSDDPESADATLTGTILTETIAPLTYDPSTGSTSSYLIQVTAKIVLTARDGHVLYQNDKLSFREQYQSTQDLSAFIQEDSAAVRRLSRDMASEIVADILNSF; encoded by the coding sequence ATGCTGCGACCCTTCCTGCACAAATCGGCACTGGCGCTCACAATGTTTGTGGGCGCCGCCAGCCTCACCGGCTGCGGATACCACGTCGCAGGTTCGGCCACGCACGTCCCCGCCAATGTCCGCACGCTGGCCGTGCCCATCTTTAAAACCAACGTGCTGCAATACCGCACGGAAGTCGCCCTGACCGACGCGACCATCCGCGAACTCAACACCCGCACGAAATATCGCATCACTTCGTCCGACGATCCTGAGTCAGCCGATGCCACCCTCACCGGCACCATCCTCACGGAAACCATCGCTCCGCTCACTTACGATCCCAGCACCGGCTCCACGTCCAGCTACCTCATCCAGGTCACCGCAAAGATCGTACTCACCGCGCGCGACGGCCACGTCCTGTACCAGAACGACAAACTCAGCTTCCGCGAACAATACCAGTCCACGCAGGACCTCAGCGCCTTCATTCAGGAGGACAGCGCCGCGGTCCGTCGCCTCTCGCGCGATATGGCCAGTGAGATCGTCGCCGACATCCTGAACAGCTTCTAA
- a CDS encoding SRPBCC domain-containing protein has protein sequence MAATVMEGVLHAFEIVKEERIAAPIDIVFETILEQMGPLNSTPEKPMPMVLEAWPGGRWYRDLGNDSGHFWGNVQAIKAPSLLEISGPLFMSNPAVSNLQYRLTEEDGETVMRFRHRAMGWVGDQERGVDAGWSNMIERIREAVAERARK, from the coding sequence ATGGCAGCCACAGTTATGGAAGGCGTTTTGCATGCCTTCGAAATCGTTAAGGAAGAACGGATCGCCGCACCGATTGACATCGTCTTCGAGACCATTCTGGAGCAGATGGGACCACTCAATTCCACTCCGGAAAAGCCGATGCCGATGGTGTTGGAGGCGTGGCCGGGAGGGCGCTGGTATCGCGATCTGGGCAATGATTCCGGTCATTTCTGGGGAAATGTGCAGGCCATCAAGGCGCCTTCGTTGCTTGAAATTTCAGGTCCTTTGTTTATGTCGAATCCTGCTGTTTCGAATTTGCAGTATCGGCTTACAGAAGAAGATGGCGAAACTGTGATGCGCTTTCGGCATCGTGCGATGGGATGGGTCGGTGATCAGGAACGTGGTGTGGATGCTGGCTGGAGCAACATGATTGAACGGATTCGTGAGGCTGTTGCGGAACGGGCGAGGAAATAG